The DNA sequence ATAAGCGCCTTTGGAACTTGGAATGTTAACGTGTTTTCCGAAGCTCTGTTTAAGCTGTTTTTCAACATTGTAATATTCCAGAAGAGGAATATGGGAATCATAAAACTGGACAATATTTTTCTTTTCAGGTGCAATTACTTCCACGTAATTTGTCATTTCGTTCACCATTTGCTCATCATCGCAGATGATATTAACGAAATCCTGATTAAAATTGTCTCTTAAAATAGCTGAAGCTTTGTCTTCTTCGCTTAAAACTTTAGATGGAACTTTATTTCTCTGGATATTTTTAAAAGTGGTTTCCCATTTTTGAACCAGCTGGTTCATGTCATTATGAAGATCCGCAACTTTTTTTCCTTCGGCTACTGTTCTGATGATAACCCCGAAACCTTCAGGCTTGATGCTGTCGATAAGGGTTCTCAATCTTTCCTTTTCTTCGAAGCTTCGGATCTTTTTAGAAATAGAAACTTTATTGTCGAAAGGGATCAGAACCAGAAAACGTCCTGTCAGAGAGATTTGGGTAGAAATTCTTGGGCCTTTTGTAGAAATGGGCTCCTTAGTGATTTGCAGCAGAACGATATCGTCTTTGGCGATCACTTTATCTACCGTTCCATTTTTGTCTATTTCGGGTTGTATCTCGAAATTCTTTAAGCTTGAAGTGCTTTGTTTTTTAGAAATAGTATCTTTTAAAAACTTTCTGTATGTAAGATACTGAGGTCCCAGATCCTGGTAATGCAGAAATGCATCCTTATCATATCCGATATTCACGAATGCTGCATTCAGATTGGGTGCCAGTTTTTTTACTTTTCCTATAAACAGATCTCCAACTATAAAATCGCTTTTGTCCTCTTGCTCATGAAGTTCACATAGTCTTCCGTCTTCCAGTAATGCAATCTTTGTAAGATCATCTTCATGCGAAACTATTAGTTCTTTCTTCATTTTTTAATAAGATAAAATTGTTAAGATTATAGGAATGGGATGTTTTTCTGATTAATTCATCTATTAAATATAAGGATTTTGGATGAAAACCATTATATGTTTATTAAAATAATATTTGAAACCATCCGTTTTCCGCGGAATCTTATAGTTGCAAACAAAAATATAGTTAGTGAACTTTAAGAATTTAAATCCACCAACTATATTATTATATTGTAAATCTCGAAAAGAGGAGATTATTTTTTCTTATGTCTGTTTGCTCTTCTTCTTTTCTTTCTTTTGTGAGTCGCAACCTTGTGTCTTTTTCTTTTCTTTCCGCTTGGCATAATTTTAATTTTTTAGTAACTAGTTAATATTCAGTTAATGTTCTTATTTTACTGCAACTTTAGTTTTTACTTTCTCAACAAAAGATTTTGAAGGTTTGAAAGCAGGAATGTTATGAGCAGGAATCTCAATTGCAGTGTTTTTAGAAATATTTCTTCCTGTTTTAGCAGCTCTTGTTTTAATGATAAAAGATCCAAAACCTCTTAGATAAACGTTATCCCCATTATACATAGAAGTTCTGATCTCCTGCATAAAAGCTTCTACAACTTTCTGTGTTTCATTCTTTTCTGTTCCCAACTTATTTGAGATGGTGTTTACCAATTCTGCCTTTGTCATTTCCTTATTTTAATTTTAAATTTTAGGTGTGCAAATTTAGTTAAAAAAATTGAATACTAGCAAATTAGTGGCAAAATATTTTTATTCAAATCGTTGAGCTTTTTATGTATATGCTATATTAAGGCAGGGTAGCAATAATTTAACAATAAAATAATCTAACGGTATAAAGGTACAAAAAAATTAATGAACAAAATTTAATAAACGGCGGTAGCGATACCTTTGGCAGGGTTTTCTTACTTATATTAAGTGTTTATAAACCCTCCTCAGCTTCCACCAGTTAGCCGGAATTTTAAATTTTCAAATCTGAAATCAGAATTTTTATAAACTGGAATTGTAATAGCCGTTTTCTACGCAGAAACGGATAAGGTGGAGCTTGGTTTTCAGTCCCAGCTTTTCTGTAAGCCGGTTAATGTAAGTGTCAATAGTTCTTGTACTCAGGTTAAGTTTTTCTGCAATTTCTTTATTGCTGAATCCCTCATAACAGAATCTCATCAGCTGTATTTCAGCCGGAGAAAGTTCTTCCTGACCTTTTTTCTGCCTGTCCATATATTCCTGTACTGCAAGTGGCTGCTGCTCCCATTCTTTGGAATAGGTTTGGTAATCAAAGTCTTCAGAAGTAATGCTTCCCTTAATGATATCTTTTATAATGGTGCTTTTTTTCTGACAGTAATAGGTATTGGGGATTTTTGAAAGAATTTCAGCCATATCTTCCTGGTAGGTGCCGGAATAGGTGATAATAGGGGTTTCCGTATTGTTTTTCCGGATATATTTAATCGCTTCAATTCCGCTTAAAACGGGCATAAATAACTCAATGATGAACACATCCTCCTGCCTTCTGTAGATTCTGTTTACCAGCTCGTGCCCATTGTTACAGTCATTCAGAAGCATATAGAAAGGATTCTCCATGAGTGTTTTGATCATTATTTTTTTAAAATAAAAATCACTGTCAGCAATAGAAAAACGTACGGTATTAGATAATATTTTACTCATTCTTAATATCGATTTGGCGAATGATATTTAAAATTTAGAGGTCTAATTTATGAAAAACTTATCAAAGTGAAAATTAATATTAATTTAATCAGGGTTTTCACGAAATAGGCCTGGGGAAATTACGTATTGTGCATAAAATTTTTTTTTTATATTTTCACAGGCCAAACAAATCGCAAATTATGTCTTCTAACAGGGAAAAAAAATTAAACAAATCTGACGTCAGAATAGGCATTTGGAAGTTTATTCTGTCTTTTGTCGTTTTGTCGGTTGTAACTTTTGCGTGCTTATTTCTCTTCTTTAAGAGTTATGATATACAACGTGAAGGAATCAGCCGGGAAGCTGAAGCCTATAAAGAACTGATGCTTCGAAGCGACGTGCTGAAAGATCACATTGATGAAATTTATGACAAAATGAACCAGCTTAGTATTAATAAGGTGGAAAATGACGTGTTCCTCAGAACCAGCATTATGGATAACGTGAGAGATGCCAAAAATATTATGGGCAAAGACAGTGCACAGAGCTTTAAGCACTATGCTGTACTGATGAAGCAGATAGTGCCTATGATGACTTTAAAGGCTAAGATCATTGAAGTGGAATATAAGAAGAAAACCGTTTTAAGAGATCTGGATGAATGTATGGGTAAAATAAAAGTGACCAATAACGAGCTTAGAAAAGACCCTACAAGAAATTTCACAGGAAGTAAAAGAAGAAGATAAAAAGAAAAGATATGCAAGGACAAATCACATTATCGAAGAAAGAAAGGCATTATCAGTTTTTTTATTTAATACTGATGCTTGTGACTGCTATGTTATTTTTAGGAGTGATATTTTTAAAAGGATTTGTATCTCCTTTTTCTGATGAAGACGTGAGAGGAATTCAGAATCTTGAACAGAAAGCTGAATTTGAGCATCATCAAAAAATCGTTATCCCAATCATGGACAGTACTTATACCATGATCACAAAACTTACTGATGACGGCCCACAGCCTTTTGTAGAAAATAATATTCAGCTGGGAGTTAATGATCTTAACAGCTATTTCAGCAGTACTGATGTTGTTGATATCAGAAAAGATGCTTATCCTCAGATTGCAAAATTCTATAAAATGTACTTTGATGACAAAAAAGTAATTTCAACTACTTCAGAAGATATTAAAGTTTTTCAGAAACAGGTGGATGAGTGCAGAATCGGATTTAAGGACAAGCAAAATAAGCTTTATCAGCGTGAGCAGGATCTGAAAGCGAGAGTACAATAAGTAATAAATACTAGGAACTTTATATAAAACACATCACAATTATTAACTATGAATTATTTTCAAAAGAACAAGAAAAACATTATTATCGGTGTTGTTGCAACTTTGCTCATCGCAGCATTAGTTGCTCTATGGCTGCAGAAAAAAGTTATCCATTCAGCCGATGATATTGTTGGGGTGGTTTATCCGTCTTCACTGGCGGTAGGAGACACGCTTTTATTCGAAGATAAAACCCAGTTTGCGAAAACCAAAAGATGGAATTTCGGAGATGGTACAACTTCAGATAAAAACAGCGGGATTCACTTCTATAATAAACCGGGGTACTATCAGGTGAGTTTGATCGTTGACAACAAGTATACGAAATCTTTCCCTGTAATGGTAAGCGCAAGAAGCGTTCAGAAAGCAAAAGATACCGCAAAATCAGCGACTAGTATCGAAGCAGTAGCTCAGGCTATGCAAAATGAAAGCGTATCTTTCCGTGCCATTTCTGATGCAAAAGTGTTTGCATGGAAATTCGGAGAAACAGGAAATACAGATTCTAAAGATAAATTTACAATCTATTCTTATAAAAAACCCGGAGATTATGTGGTAACGCTATACACTGAAGAAAGTCAGGAGCCTATTTATCACCATATTAAGATCCTTCCGGCTTATGATGCACTTGCAGAAGAGGAAGTTTCAGTAGAAGATTCTTACGCAAGAGTAGATAATGATTTCAAATATCACCTTCAGCAGATTGCCAATGGAAACAGTTTCAATATGCATTACAATTACCTGTTGAAAACCTATCTGTGTAACAATGAAAATACAGTAGTAAAGGTAAATGACAGCAAAGTGAACAACTTCTACATGTACTGTGCCGGTCTTCAGTTTGACAAAAACACGGTGATTCAGACTGTAAAGGTGAACCTTGATGATAAACAGGAGTGTGTAACGAAAGTAGAAATCAACCAAAGCAAATAATATCATCCGGTTTACGGATGCGCCAATCATTAAAGATAAAATAGGATGAAAAATAAATTTCCTCTAGCAGCATATTATATAGGGTTATCAGTATTATTGACGAGTTGCCAGGTAAAACTGCCGTCAAAGAAAACCCCGGAACCGTCGCAGTACGGACAGGTGGATGCTTCCCCTGTCGTTAACGGTTATCCTAAAAAGTCAGCTCCATGGATCGTTATTTCAGACAGATCGAGAAATACGGCTTATCTGGATAAAGATGATGAGAAATCTTACAAGGAAGTAAAATTCCTTGAACCTCTGATGGTTTTAAAACATAGAGACGGAATGGTAAAAGTGGCGGAATATGTTCCGGATGCTTTAATGAAAAAAGTTTCGTCAAAATCTATCAAAACATATGGATGGATTCCTGAATCTGAACTTCTTCTTTGGAACAATGCTTTAAAAAGTGAAAAAACAGGATATCCTGTGAGAGTTGCCGTAGTACCAAGTAACAGCGAAGTTATCAAAAACGCTGAAAGATACTATAAGAACGACTCTATTATGGTGTTTAATTCACCAAGCCTTATTGAAACAGCTAATGTAAAGATTCCGAATGGACAAATTGTTTATGTCTACAAACAGGCTGAAAACAACAAGCGATTTTTAGTAGGTAAAAAACCTTCAATTGATATAGACAGCATCGGCAAAGGACTTTACGGATGGGTAAGTTCTAACGTGATTTCCAGCTGGGGAGAGCGCTCTGCGATCAAACTGAAAAATACAACAGGAATCAACGATTCTTCTTTAGGGATCTATGAAGGATATCCGGGAGGATCTGGATCTGATGCTGAAAATAAAAAAGCAGTTCTTCTTACAGATGTTAACAAAAGAACGCCGCTTGAGAATATCTTTCCTGTAAATCTCCCATTGGAACAGGCTCCAACTCCGGATTCAAAAACAAAATATTTCACCAATATTTTAGATTACAGCAAGAACTTTGTATCGAATGTATTGGGTGAACCTATTTATTTTGACCGCTACAGAGAAATCACGGAAAGAGATAAAAATATTAATATTGTCTTTGCGCTGGACGTAAGTGCAGGAAATGCTCCTTATGCGCCTATCGTAAAATCATTACTGCAGGATCTTCAGCTTAGATTTGAGAAACCATCTTATTTTAACAATGTTAAATATGGAGTGGTGCTGTACAAAAATAACCCTTGCGGGGAAAATATTTCTGTATCCAACCTGAGTGCAGACTACAGTAAAATGACAACGTTCATTGATCAGAAAACGAATGAGATGAACTGTGCAAGCAATAGCGGTTATCAGCCGGTTGGTGAAGCTCTTACCGCAGCAGGAAACCTTCTTTCCAGCGTACCTGATGAAACCAATATTGTGGTGACTGTAGGAACTTCTGCCAATCAAAGCGGAAATATGTACAGTGTGATCAGCTCACTTACTCAGGCTCAGGCAAGACTGATTATGTTCCAGACGAGTGCAAGATCATCAGATACCTACAATGATTTCGTATTGATGGCAGAAAATGTTGTTACCAATACAGCTAAAAATATTGCTGAACTTAAAAAGCAAAAGATCATCAATCAATATGATGTTCTTACCAAGAATAACTTCAGTCTGGTAGAAGGAGATGCCGGATTCTTCTCATTGGCTTACCCTAAACAGAGTATGTCTCAGGGATTTGTTATTTTCCCTAAAAAAGGGGATATTACGACTCCAGGGTTCCTGAAAAAATCTGTTGACAGCCTTATTTCACAGGTTACTTTAGACAATCAGAATATTGATAAATCACTTAATGAATATTTCCATTCATCAGTAGGAGCAGGAAAAACAGATGTTGATGTAAAATACAAATATCTGTATCCGGGTCTTACCAATCCGGTTTCTGCAGGAATTGCGGCACAGCTGATCAACTACGGAAGCCCATTCCTTGTAAAAGGATACATTCCGAAAGATCTGAAAGATTATACTCCGGGAATAGAAAAAGGTATCCTTATTTCTGAAGCGGAATATGACAACCTAAAAGCTTTCTATACCGAAGTATACAGAAATACTCAGGCAGACCGTCCGGATTTTAATCAGGCAAGAGCAGTGAAAGAATATGTGAAGCTTCTGAAAAAGTATAACCCAACTATAAAATTCCTGGACAAAGGAGCTCTTTATGAGCAGCCAATGTCTTATGCTATTGGAATGAGTACAGGATTTGATCTTTCCGAAGAAGAACTGATGGCTAAGTACAAACTGAAAGGTTGGAAAAAATCAAAAGTTGTTCCTAGTGAGACTGTGAAAAACTATTTCTATCACTACAAAAATTTAGCAGACAGAATGCTTGCCAACAGAAACAACCCAGCTGTAAAGATTCAGCAAAACGGACAGACTTTCTACTGGCTTAATGAATACTTTACGCCGTCAAGAATTCCGACAGAACAACCGGAATATACAAAGCACTAAAAATTCATTTTATCATATCAAAAAGCAGAAGTACATCCTTCTGCTTTTTTTGTGCCCCAAAACCGGAAGTGAAAAAGGTGAAACACTTAAACCTCAAACTTTAAACCTTGAACTTTAAATCTTGAACCCAAAATTCACAGAAAAGCGAATTGCCCATTCATAATTCACCTTTAATTTACCAATTATCTCTCGCTATAGTGTAAAAATAATTTTTATCTTAAAAATGGGATTTAGTCTAAAATACTGTATTGGTGGCGGTTGTGTTGTTGTGTGTAAATCTATTGTCGTAGAATTACGACAAGAAATCGTAGAACTACTACAATTTCTCAGATTTATATTGAAAAGTTTTTTTTAGCGGAAAAGAGCCTCTATATTTGCTAAACAATCACTGAATCACAAAATATTACTAACGATTAAAATTTACTAATCATGGCCGAAAGAAATTCAAGAGGAATCTTAAAATTCAACAACGGTGAAGGACAGAAGCTGTTAAAAATGAACTACAGCGTATCCAGATCTACAGACGTATCAGGACGTGTAGCATCAGATCCTTCTAACGCACTTATTAAAGTAACAGTAGAAGCTACTGAAAAATCTGATATTCTTGAAAGCTTGCTGAATGGTAAATACAAGCCAACAGTAGGAGAAATTACATTCAACAAATCTCATGAAGAAGGAACATTGATCACTTTGAAATGGGAGAACGGATATGTAATTCAACATCAGGTTGATTTTGATGCAATAGACAGTAACAGCATGCTGATCAGCTTCGTAATAAGTGCAGAAACTATTGACTACGGTACTTCTCAGTATGCTGGTCTTTGGCCTTCAAGCTAAAATTTACACACATTATCAACATTCATAAGAAAAAAGACTGTCCCTTTTAAAGGCGGTCTTTTTTTGCCTGATGAAAACTTATACCAGAAAATTTTACTCTAACATGCTTATATAACCTCTGTTATATAAAATATTGTTATCTTTAATCAAACACAAACACAAAGCATATGAAAACCGAATCAAAGACAAAAGGATCTTCCTTCCGTCCGTCACAGAATGCAGACGGGATATCCGAGAATCATCATGCAGGAATCAACCGGCTGGTTAAATTGTCACTGGTTGTGGAAGGTAAAATTATTAAGTACTACAAACACTTCACTCTTAAACAAAAGGCTAGCCATCATCACGAATTCAGTCTTACCCTTGCCCATGACGCATTAGGGGGCAGACAGAGCCACACTCTTGAAGAAGCTAATAAATTTTTAGGGAAGCGACTTACAGCCGTTATTTCTTACAAAGATATTGAGAAAAGCCCTGAAAGAAACTTTGTCGGAATTATTACTAAAGTGGGATTCAGTCAGGAAAAAATGAGTCTCGGAAATATTGTACTTTCCGGATACAGTCCTACCATTTTACTGGATGGAGCTCCGCATATCCAGAGTTTTGGCGGCGGACACCCCGTTAATATGGGAATTATAGCTGAAGAAGTAATCAAACAAGGAATTGATAAAGAACGGTTTGATATAAGAATTGATACAAATGATTATTCTCAGATCATTTACAGCAGCCAATACAATGAAACCCATTATAATTATCTGGCAAGAATGGCAGAAGCTTATGGGGAACAATTCTATTATGATGGTGAGGTATTGCACTTCGGAAAACTTCCTCCACAGAATAAACCTATCAAACTGCTCTATGGCAGCAATGCAGATAACATTAGGGTAGAATTAAAAGCTGTACATACGAAACCTCAATACTATGGCTATAACAGTAGCAAAAACGAAAAACTGACTTCCGGAGAAACTCCTGTAAGTCATTTGAGCGATCTTGCCAATACCGCATACACCCATAACGATAAAATCTATAAAACCCCGGCACTTCAGGTTGCTCCTATTAAAGCAACAACGCATCTGGATGTTGAACATTCTCAAAGAAGCACTTCAGGCAGCGAAGCGGTAAACGTATTTTCCGTTTCCGGTTCTACAACAGTTCCCTTTTTACACCCGGGATGTGTGGCGGATATTTATATGAGAAAACCGGACAGCAATGAAACCTCCTATTTTACCAAAGTGATGGTAACAGAAGTTGTTCATGAAATTGATACAATCGGACATTATTCAGGAACTTTTGAATCTATTGCTGCGGATACTGGTTTTTTACCCAAACCGGAATTCAATGTGCCTGCAGCACAGCCACAGATCGCAACCGTAATTTCAAATACCGATCCGGAAGGACAGGGAAGAGTTCAGGTGAGATTTGACTGGCAGATGAATGATACCACCCATTTTGTCCGTGTAATGAGCCCCGATGCAGGAGGAACAGATCAGATAACCCAAAATCGAGGGTATGTGGCCATTCCTGAAGTAGGAGACCAGGTAATGGTCAATTTTGTTCACAGTCATCCCGACAGACCTTTTGTCATGGGAGGAATGTTTCACGGTGGAATAGGCCTTGGAGGTGGTGCAGACAACCGTGTAAAATCTATACAAACACGAAGTGGCCACAGAATCGTTTTCACAGAAGATGAAAGCATCATTATTACAGA is a window from the Chryseobacterium indologenes genome containing:
- a CDS encoding HU family DNA-binding protein, with amino-acid sequence MTKAELVNTISNKLGTEKNETQKVVEAFMQEIRTSMYNGDNVYLRGFGSFIIKTRAAKTGRNISKNTAIEIPAHNIPAFKPSKSFVEKVKTKVAVK
- a CDS encoding PKD domain-containing protein, whose translation is MNYFQKNKKNIIIGVVATLLIAALVALWLQKKVIHSADDIVGVVYPSSLAVGDTLLFEDKTQFAKTKRWNFGDGTTSDKNSGIHFYNKPGYYQVSLIVDNKYTKSFPVMVSARSVQKAKDTAKSATSIEAVAQAMQNESVSFRAISDAKVFAWKFGETGNTDSKDKFTIYSYKKPGDYVVTLYTEESQEPIYHHIKILPAYDALAEEEVSVEDSYARVDNDFKYHLQQIANGNSFNMHYNYLLKTYLCNNENTVVKVNDSKVNNFYMYCAGLQFDKNTVIQTVKVNLDDKQECVTKVEINQSK
- a CDS encoding type VI secretion system transmembrane protein TssO; this encodes MQGQITLSKKERHYQFFYLILMLVTAMLFLGVIFLKGFVSPFSDEDVRGIQNLEQKAEFEHHQKIVIPIMDSTYTMITKLTDDGPQPFVENNIQLGVNDLNSYFSSTDVVDIRKDAYPQIAKFYKMYFDDKKVISTTSEDIKVFQKQVDECRIGFKDKQNKLYQREQDLKARVQ
- the tssO gene encoding type VI secretion system TssO codes for the protein MSSNREKKLNKSDVRIGIWKFILSFVVLSVVTFACLFLFFKSYDIQREGISREAEAYKELMLRSDVLKDHIDEIYDKMNQLSINKVENDVFLRTSIMDNVRDAKNIMGKDSAQSFKHYAVLMKQIVPMMTLKAKIIEVEYKKKTVLRDLDECMGKIKVTNNELRKDPTRNFTGSKRRR
- a CDS encoding Rne/Rng family ribonuclease; protein product: MKKELIVSHEDDLTKIALLEDGRLCELHEQEDKSDFIVGDLFIGKVKKLAPNLNAAFVNIGYDKDAFLHYQDLGPQYLTYRKFLKDTISKKQSTSSLKNFEIQPEIDKNGTVDKVIAKDDIVLLQITKEPISTKGPRISTQISLTGRFLVLIPFDNKVSISKKIRSFEEKERLRTLIDSIKPEGFGVIIRTVAEGKKVADLHNDMNQLVQKWETTFKNIQRNKVPSKVLSEEDKASAILRDNFNQDFVNIICDDEQMVNEMTNYVEVIAPEKKNIVQFYDSHIPLLEYYNVEKQLKQSFGKHVNIPSSKGAYLVIEHTEALHVVDVNSGNNITTGTAVNKEHALKVNKMAATEIARQLRLRDMGGIIVIDFIDMPNSDHRRDLYEHLKEEMKRDKARHKILPPSKFGLIQITRQRNRPEKQIDTKEENPNKDGEIVAPIVIVERMGETLRTILQKEKGKIYLHVHPFVEAYLTKGIKSIQMKWFIKYKKWVTIVPRDSFKYLEYKIYNAKKEELIEFSN
- a CDS encoding type VI secretion system Vgr family protein, with protein sequence MKTESKTKGSSFRPSQNADGISENHHAGINRLVKLSLVVEGKIIKYYKHFTLKQKASHHHEFSLTLAHDALGGRQSHTLEEANKFLGKRLTAVISYKDIEKSPERNFVGIITKVGFSQEKMSLGNIVLSGYSPTILLDGAPHIQSFGGGHPVNMGIIAEEVIKQGIDKERFDIRIDTNDYSQIIYSSQYNETHYNYLARMAEAYGEQFYYDGEVLHFGKLPPQNKPIKLLYGSNADNIRVELKAVHTKPQYYGYNSSKNEKLTSGETPVSHLSDLANTAYTHNDKIYKTPALQVAPIKATTHLDVEHSQRSTSGSEAVNVFSVSGSTTVPFLHPGCVADIYMRKPDSNETSYFTKVMVTEVVHEIDTIGHYSGTFESIAADTGFLPKPEFNVPAAQPQIATVISNTDPEGQGRVQVRFDWQMNDTTHFVRVMSPDAGGTDQITQNRGYVAIPEVGDQVMVNFVHSHPDRPFVMGGMFHGGIGLGGGADNRVKSIQTRSGHRIVFTEDESIIITDKSGNEIHLDTTGSNINITAPETININAKNINISASENITSTAGLNITEGAGVNHMSTAGGMMMQNAVLDYSLMAANILKVAKGDISSESTNVKRNATKDIEVISAEGTIHHNAQKEVKNNSGEKGANY
- the tssR gene encoding type VI secretion system protein TssR domain-containing protein, which codes for MKNKFPLAAYYIGLSVLLTSCQVKLPSKKTPEPSQYGQVDASPVVNGYPKKSAPWIVISDRSRNTAYLDKDDEKSYKEVKFLEPLMVLKHRDGMVKVAEYVPDALMKKVSSKSIKTYGWIPESELLLWNNALKSEKTGYPVRVAVVPSNSEVIKNAERYYKNDSIMVFNSPSLIETANVKIPNGQIVYVYKQAENNKRFLVGKKPSIDIDSIGKGLYGWVSSNVISSWGERSAIKLKNTTGINDSSLGIYEGYPGGSGSDAENKKAVLLTDVNKRTPLENIFPVNLPLEQAPTPDSKTKYFTNILDYSKNFVSNVLGEPIYFDRYREITERDKNINIVFALDVSAGNAPYAPIVKSLLQDLQLRFEKPSYFNNVKYGVVLYKNNPCGENISVSNLSADYSKMTTFIDQKTNEMNCASNSGYQPVGEALTAAGNLLSSVPDETNIVVTVGTSANQSGNMYSVISSLTQAQARLIMFQTSARSSDTYNDFVLMAENVVTNTAKNIAELKKQKIINQYDVLTKNNFSLVEGDAGFFSLAYPKQSMSQGFVIFPKKGDITTPGFLKKSVDSLISQVTLDNQNIDKSLNEYFHSSVGAGKTDVDVKYKYLYPGLTNPVSAGIAAQLINYGSPFLVKGYIPKDLKDYTPGIEKGILISEAEYDNLKAFYTEVYRNTQADRPDFNQARAVKEYVKLLKKYNPTIKFLDKGALYEQPMSYAIGMSTGFDLSEEELMAKYKLKGWKKSKVVPSETVKNYFYHYKNLADRMLANRNNPAVKIQQNGQTFYWLNEYFTPSRIPTEQPEYTKH
- a CDS encoding response regulator transcription factor; protein product: MSKILSNTVRFSIADSDFYFKKIMIKTLMENPFYMLLNDCNNGHELVNRIYRRQEDVFIIELFMPVLSGIEAIKYIRKNNTETPIITYSGTYQEDMAEILSKIPNTYYCQKKSTIIKDIIKGSITSEDFDYQTYSKEWEQQPLAVQEYMDRQKKGQEELSPAEIQLMRFCYEGFSNKEIAEKLNLSTRTIDTYINRLTEKLGLKTKLHLIRFCVENGYYNSSL
- the tssD gene encoding type VI secretion system tube protein TssD, with the translated sequence MAERNSRGILKFNNGEGQKLLKMNYSVSRSTDVSGRVASDPSNALIKVTVEATEKSDILESLLNGKYKPTVGEITFNKSHEEGTLITLKWENGYVIQHQVDFDAIDSNSMLISFVISAETIDYGTSQYAGLWPSS